Proteins co-encoded in one Maylandia zebra isolate NMK-2024a linkage group LG16, Mzebra_GT3a, whole genome shotgun sequence genomic window:
- the LOC143412969 gene encoding uncharacterized protein LOC143412969 isoform X2: MARRGLDSPLDFAAGRLDYVVERPAEEGLPEVIRILDDSDTERVSEGIACGSGIRGALHLSSPSIQHFRHSTPRTELTQRDTPPRRQPYPNPMRRMDDQMTNWRVVLCSSYGS; this comes from the exons ATGGCTCGTCGTGGACTCGACAGCCCCCTGGACTTCGCTGCAG GTCGTCTCGACTACGTGGTTGAGCGTCCTGCAGAAGAAGGCCTTCCAGAGGTCATCAGGATCCTGGATGACTCTGATACCGAGCGTGTCAGTGAAG GTATAGCCTGTGGCTCAGGGATCAGAG GTGCTTTACACTTGTCCTCTCCCAGCATTCAGCACTTCAGACACTCAACGCCCAGGACggagctaacacagagagatacTCCACCCAGAAGACAGCCTTACCCCAACCCGATGAGAAGGATGGATGACCAAATGACAAACTGGAGAGTGGTGCTGTGTTCCAGCTAT GGCAGCTGA
- the LOC143412969 gene encoding uncharacterized protein LOC143412969 isoform X3 — translation MARRGLDSPLDFAAGRLDYVVERPAEEGLPEVIRILDDSDTERVSEGEYALAHHAGQRYSLWLRDQRCFTLVLSQHSALQTLNAQDGANTERYSTQKTALPQPDEKDG, via the exons ATGGCTCGTCGTGGACTCGACAGCCCCCTGGACTTCGCTGCAG GTCGTCTCGACTACGTGGTTGAGCGTCCTGCAGAAGAAGGCCTTCCAGAGGTCATCAGGATCCTGGATGACTCTGATACCGAGCGTGTCAGTGAAGGTGAGTATG CTCTAGCTCACCATGCAGGACAAAG GTATAGCCTGTGGCTCAGGGATCAGAG GTGCTTTACACTTGTCCTCTCCCAGCATTCAGCACTTCAGACACTCAACGCCCAGGACggagctaacacagagagatacTCCACCCAGAAGACAGCCTTACCCCAACCCGATGAGAAGGATGGATGA
- the LOC143412969 gene encoding uncharacterized protein LOC143412969 isoform X1, which translates to MARRGLDSPLDFAAGRLDYVVERPAEEGLPEVIRILDDSDTERVSEGEYGIACGSGIRGALHLSSPSIQHFRHSTPRTELTQRDTPPRRQPYPNPMRRMDDQMTNWRVVLCSSYGS; encoded by the exons ATGGCTCGTCGTGGACTCGACAGCCCCCTGGACTTCGCTGCAG GTCGTCTCGACTACGTGGTTGAGCGTCCTGCAGAAGAAGGCCTTCCAGAGGTCATCAGGATCCTGGATGACTCTGATACCGAGCGTGTCAGTGAAGGTGAGTATG GTATAGCCTGTGGCTCAGGGATCAGAG GTGCTTTACACTTGTCCTCTCCCAGCATTCAGCACTTCAGACACTCAACGCCCAGGACggagctaacacagagagatacTCCACCCAGAAGACAGCCTTACCCCAACCCGATGAGAAGGATGGATGACCAAATGACAAACTGGAGAGTGGTGCTGTGTTCCAGCTAT GGCAGCTGA
- the LOC143412969 gene encoding uncharacterized protein LOC143412969 isoform X4 — MARRGLDSPLDFAAGRLDYVVERPAEEGLPEVIRILDDSDTERVSEALAHHAGQRYSLWLRDQRCFTLVLSQHSALQTLNAQDGANTERYSTQKTALPQPDEKDG, encoded by the exons ATGGCTCGTCGTGGACTCGACAGCCCCCTGGACTTCGCTGCAG GTCGTCTCGACTACGTGGTTGAGCGTCCTGCAGAAGAAGGCCTTCCAGAGGTCATCAGGATCCTGGATGACTCTGATACCGAGCGTGTCAGTGAAG CTCTAGCTCACCATGCAGGACAAAG GTATAGCCTGTGGCTCAGGGATCAGAG GTGCTTTACACTTGTCCTCTCCCAGCATTCAGCACTTCAGACACTCAACGCCCAGGACggagctaacacagagagatacTCCACCCAGAAGACAGCCTTACCCCAACCCGATGAGAAGGATGGATGA